One segment of Hippopotamus amphibius kiboko isolate mHipAmp2 chromosome 2, mHipAmp2.hap2, whole genome shotgun sequence DNA contains the following:
- the LOC130845287 gene encoding ubiquitin-like protein FUBI: protein MQLFVCTQKLHTLKVTGQEVVAQIKAHVALLEGIAPEDQVLLLAGTPLEVEATLGQRGVEALSTLKVADCVIGGKVHASLARAGKVRGQIPKVAKQEKKKIGQAKRHM, encoded by the coding sequence ATGCAGCTCTTTGTCTGCACCCAGAAGCTACACACTCTCAAGGTGACCGGCCAGGAGGTGGTCGCTCAAATCAAGGCTCATGTAGCTTTGTTGGAGGGCATTGCGCCAGAAGATCAAGTCCTGCTTCTGGCAGGCACGCCTCTAGAGGTTGAGGCTACCCTGGGCCAGCGTGGGGTGGAGGCTCTGAGCACTCTGAAAGTAGCTGACTGCGTGATTGGAGGTAAAGTCCATGCTTCCCTGGCCCGTGCCGGGAAAGTAAGAGGTCAGATTCCCAAAGTGGccaaacaagagaagaagaagatAGGCCAGGCCAAGAGGCATATGTAG